One Bacteroidales bacterium genomic window, CTTGGTTTAAACCTGAATTTTTAACTAAATGAAACGAATCAATATGAAACGAATAATATATTCAATATTAGCTATCGGGCTATTCATCGGGTTCTTTAACTCCTGTACTGAGGAATCACTGGATCCGACCCTGGCCCAGGAAAAAGCTATCGAACAAAGCGTTAACAGCGCAGAAGCTCTCCAGGGAGTTTTGTTGGGAGCTTATGACAGGTTAACTCAAACTGCCTACTATGGCAGAGATTATATAGTTTTTGCAGAAGTAATGTCCGATAATTGTTTCGCCAATGGAGCTTCGGGAAGATTTCTGGAGCCATCAGCCATGGATCTCGGACCTGGTACAGGTTACGTGGAGACTTCCTGGAGAGATATCTATGAAGTAGTGGCATCAACAAATGCTATCCTGACAAAAGATAAAGCCAATCTGGAAGGCGATGCAGCAGCAATAGATCATATTTTCGGACAGGCATATGCCATTCGTGCATTGGCTCATTTTGACATGTTGAAGCTTTATGGCCAGCAACATGTTGATGGCAGTGACCTGGGTGTGCCCTATATTACTACTTTTGCAAGTGATTTGGGAGCATTCGGACCTACTGACTTTTTCCCGGAACGACAAACCGTATCCGAGGTCAAGGATAATATCTATGCCGACCTAAATAGTGCGATTGAATTCATGTCAGCCGACATGAATGATGATTCCAAACAGTACATGACTACTTATGGAGCACAAGCACTGAAATCAAGAATTGCACTGTATTTTGGAGACTGGGGAGAAGTTGTAACATCTGCTGAAGCAGTAATTGGCTCGGGCAACTATAGCATTATTGCTGCAGAGAATTATGTGGATTATTGGGCCTCTGATGGTGGACCAAATTCTATCTTCGAATTGGCTTATACAAGTACAGATAACAATAATATCAATGGGTTGGCCTATATTTACCGAGGAGATTCCTACGGGGATGTCGAGGTCTTACCCAATCTGGCTACTATATTTGACTCCAGTGATGTTCGGATGACCGGACAATTGACACAGTCAAATGGTGTGACAGTTAATATGCTTGGTCCGGGAGCCTGGAGGCCTGAACAATTGCATAATAACGGCAAATATCCCAATATGGTGAACTATAGCGACAATATCCCATTGATCCGTTACGAAGAAGTTATTCTGAATTATGCGGAAGCACTATTTGAATTGGATCAGAGTGGTATGAACGGTCAATCCGCTTTGGATTATCTGAATATGATACCCAATCATCGTAATGCCCCTCCTTATGCTGAAATAAATAAGGACAATATTTTACAGGAAAGAAGACGGGAACTTTGCTTTGAAGGATTTCGCTTCCATGATTTGGCGAGAACTGGCTTGGACATTCCTTATCCCGATCCAAGCTTGCAGGAACATGGTGGGCCTGATTATGGAAGCTACAACTATGCATTTCCAATACCTGAAGAAGAAATCAACGCCAATAAAAACATGGTGCAGAA contains:
- a CDS encoding RagB/SusD family nutrient uptake outer membrane protein, with the protein product MKRIIYSILAIGLFIGFFNSCTEESLDPTLAQEKAIEQSVNSAEALQGVLLGAYDRLTQTAYYGRDYIVFAEVMSDNCFANGASGRFLEPSAMDLGPGTGYVETSWRDIYEVVASTNAILTKDKANLEGDAAAIDHIFGQAYAIRALAHFDMLKLYGQQHVDGSDLGVPYITTFASDLGAFGPTDFFPERQTVSEVKDNIYADLNSAIEFMSADMNDDSKQYMTTYGAQALKSRIALYFGDWGEVVTSAEAVIGSGNYSIIAAENYVDYWASDGGPNSIFELAYTSTDNNNINGLAYIYRGDSYGDVEVLPNLATIFDSSDVRMTGQLTQSNGVTVNMLGPGAWRPEQLHNNGKYPNMVNYSDNIPLIRYEEVILNYAEALFELDQSGMNGQSALDYLNMIPNHRNAPPYAEINKDNILQERRRELCFEGFRFHDLARTGLDIPYPDPSLQEHGGPDYGSYNYAFPIPEEEINANKNMVQNQGYLQQ